The genomic interval GCGGCAGTTGCAGGATGTCGCCCTGGCGCACGTCGACCAGTTCGCCGATGCCGGCATAGTCCAGATTCTGCCGCGCGCGCGCCACGGCATCGCGCGAAATGTCGGCGCCGTGGATGGCCAGGCTGGCCGGCGCCAGGTCGCGCCGCGCAGCCGCCGTCTGGCGCAGCTCGCGCCAGACGGCGGCCTTGAAGTTCTTCAGCTTCTCGAAACCGAACTCGCCCGCATCGCGCGACAGGCCGGGCGCATCGTTCAGGCTCATCTGCGCGGCTTCCAGCAAGAAAGTGCCGCTGCCGCACATCGGGTCGTACAGCGGAATGCCGGGTTGCCAACCGATCAGCCGCAGGATGCCGGCGGCGAGGTTTTCCTTCACCGGCGCTTCAATCTTGGCGATCTTGTGGCCGCGCTGCCACAGCGGCTCGCCGGACGTGTCGACATACAGCGTCGCCCTGTCGGCGGTGAGAAACAGATGGATGCGCACGTCGGGCCGCGCCGTGTTCACGCTCGGCCGCTCGCCGCAAGCCGCGCGGAAGCGATCGCAGACCGCATCCTTGACGCGCAGGGTGATGAACTCCAGGCTCTTCAGCGGCGAGCGGATGGCGGTGACATAGACCCGCAACGTCTGCTCGACCTTGAACAGCGCCGGCCAGTCCACATTCATGGCGAGGCGATAGACATCCTCTTCCTTCTGGTACGCGCCTTCCGCGACGCGCCACAGCACGCGGCTGGCGATGCGCGATTCGAGATTGAGCGCATAGCAGGCGCGCCAGTCGCAGGCGAACTGCACGCCGCCGGGAACGATCTTCACCGAAGCACCGAGCGCGCCGGCAGCGCGCACGTCATCGGCCAGAAGCGCCTCCAGGCCACGCGGGCAAGGGGCGAAGAAATTTTCGAGCTTGTTCAAAATGGTTTCAGAACGACCAGAAGGATGACCGCCAGCAGCACCAGCACCGGCAGTTCGTTGAAGACGCGGAGCCAGACATGGCTTTTGCCGTTGCGCCCGCTGGCAAAGGCTTTCAGCAAGCGGCCGCAGTAGCCGTGATAGCCGATCAGCAACGCCACCAGCGCCGTCTTGGCATGCAGCCAGCCGCCGGTAAAACCGAAGCCGCCGAACCACAGCCACAATCCCAGCAGCACCGCCAGCACGCCCAGCGGCGTCATGAAGCGGTAGAGCTTGCCAGCCA from Sterolibacterium denitrificans carries:
- a CDS encoding THUMP domain-containing class I SAM-dependent RNA methyltransferase; this translates as MNKLENFFAPCPRGLEALLADDVRAAGALGASVKIVPGGVQFACDWRACYALNLESRIASRVLWRVAEGAYQKEEDVYRLAMNVDWPALFKVEQTLRVYVTAIRSPLKSLEFITLRVKDAVCDRFRAACGERPSVNTARPDVRIHLFLTADRATLYVDTSGEPLWQRGHKIAKIEAPVKENLAAGILRLIGWQPGIPLYDPMCGSGTFLLEAAQMSLNDAPGLSRDAGEFGFEKLKNFKAAVWRELRQTAAARRDLAPASLAIHGADISRDAVARARQNLDYAGIGELVDVRQGDILQLPPPAGTPGILIANPPYGERLGEIESLAAFYPQLGDALKQHYAGWNCWFFSADSALPKRIGLAVKRKIPLYNGPLECRLYHYPMVAGGNRKAK
- a CDS encoding CopD family protein; translation: MLWLKIFHLFFVIAWFAGLFYLPRIFVNLAMVPPGSDAERERLLLMAGKLYRFMTPLGVLAVLLGLWLWFGGFGFTGGWLHAKTALVALLIGYHGYCGRLLKAFASGRNGKSHVWLRVFNELPVLVLLAVILLVVLKPF